The window CATATCCCGGCCATTCAGCTGGCGGCAAGCCTGGCGGGAATCGGCAGTGCACTGGCTGTTGTTGCTGGCGGCACTGCCCACGGCCCTGCTGCTGCCCGCCTATCAGCAATTTCTGGCCACCAGCCTTGCCACGCGCCCGGTCGCTGAAAACCTCGTCGCCCAGTTGCATGGCGTTGCATATCTGCTCGGCCAGCTGCTCGACATCGACCACCTGAACGCTGACCCGGCCCTGCCGGTGCTGACGACGCTCGATCTGGATGGCTCACTGGTGCTGGCGGGCATCGTGATCGCTGCCGGCATGGCGATCAGCAATATCCGCCGCTTCCCGCTACCCGCTTTTGCAGTGCTGTGGTTCCTGCTGTGGATGGCGCCGGGCAACTCATTGCTCGCACGGCTCGATCTGGTCAACGACCGGCAGCTTTATACGGCCCTGGCCGGTCCGGCCCTGCTGCTGGCAGTGGCCATTCACCGGCTTGGCCGGCAACAGCGCTATCTGGCGGTAACCGGATTGAGTGCCGTCCTGCTGCTCGAAGGATTCGCCACCCATCTGCGCAACGACGTCTACCGGGACGAGGTTGGCTTCTGGCGCGACGTCGTGGTCCAGTCGCCGCACAACGCGCGCGCCTGGAACAACCTCGGCATCGCACTGGCCACCGAATGTGACCTCGGGCGCGCCGAAGCCGCATGGCGCAAGGCCCTGGCCACAGACCCCGGCTATGTACGCGCAGCGGTGAACCTGCGCCTGCTCGATCAGGGCCTGCTGCCGGAGGGTCTCGCTCCCTGCAGGAATCTGTCGCCCGGGGATAGCCCCTGACCGGCTCCATGCCGCTACAATGGGCACGCTGCGCCGCTTGTCAGGCGTATATTTCCGGAACCATCATGGCGACCGGTATTTCCAGCTTGTGGAAATATCAGGCTTATCAGCCCCGCAAGGAGACAGCAATGTTTGATCGCAACAAGAAAGGCCCGACCGAGCTACCGCCGGCGAGCAGCCATCAGCCAGCCACCAGCCCCGTACCCGAGGCCCGGCCTACTCCGGCAGCCAGCCCCGCTGCACCTTCGGCAAACCGGCGCCGCGAAACCGCAGTGATCGGCGCTTCGATACAGATCGACGGTCACCTGCGCGGCCAGGAAGACCTGATCATCGAAGGCGAAGTAAACGGCACCGTCAATCTGGCCAGCCATACGCTGACCATCGGCAACCAGGCGAAGATCAAGGCAAATGTATTTGCCCATACGGTATTTGTGGACGGCACGATGGAGGGTGACCTGTATGGCGCCGAGCAGGTGCTGATCCGGAAAACCGCGCGGATGAAGGGCAACATCACGTCGCCGCGTGTCAGCCTGGAAGACGGCGCATCGTTCAAGGGTTCCATCGAGATGGATCCGGATGCGGTAAAGACTGCCATCAGTGGCGTCAGCAGCACACGCAGCGGTTCCAGCGGTTCCAGCGGTTCCAGCGGTTCCAGCGGTTCCAGCGGTTCCAGCGGAGCCAGCGCATCGCCCGTCACGGCGGTGCAATCGACGACAGCACAGCAGTCCAAGGCGGGCTGAGCCTCGCCCGCTGCCTGCAGGGTGAACGCAGCACTGCGCCCGACACAGTCACAGGTGTCCGTCGACGCCGGTGGCGTGAATGCACCCCTGTTTCGCCGCTTGCTGGAGTCGCAAAGCGCGGAGCGGCGCGCCGTGGTGCTGGATCTTGGCCCGGCGCGGATGGAGACGGTCGCCCTGTTCAGCCAGTTCCGCTGCCGGCTTGAGTTCGCTGATCTGGGCGATGGTCTTGACCAGTTGAATGGCGAAGCGGACCCGCTGTTGCTGCGCCAGAAGGCCGAGTCGCTCCTGCCACGGCGCCGCCAGGAAGCTGCCGATATCGTGTTGTGCTGGGATCTGCTGAACTATCTGCAGCGCCCCGCACTGAAGTCACTCATGGCTTGCGTGGCTGCCCGATCCCGGCCAGGCACCATGGTGCACGCGCTGATCGTGTATTCGGCGCCGCGCATGCCGGCCAGACCCGACCGGTATGCAGCACTGCCTGATGGCCGATTGCTCATTCAGCGCACGACCGGCGCTGAATGCGCAGCGCCGCGCTATACGCCCGAGGACCTGCGGCACTGCCTGCCGGACCATGCGGTGGAGAGCGCCATGCTGCTCAAGAACGGCATGCAGGAATTCCTGCTGCGCTCGATTCGACAGACGGAGAGCTGACAGCACACGATGCTTGCCATCTGGATAGCTGCAGCATTTGTCCTGGGTTTGCTGGCCCGGCAGCTCAAGCTGCCGCCCCTGGTCGGGTTTCTGGCTGCCGGCTTTCTGCTCAATGCCTTCAGCGTCGAGCGCACTCCGCTGCTCGATGACATCGCGCATCTCGGCGTGCTGCTGCTGTTGTTCACGGTCGGGCTCAAGCTGCGCTTCAGGAACCTGCTGCGTGCCGAGGTCTGGGGTGTCGGCAGCCTGCAGTTCGTCATAGTGCTGCTGCTTGCGCAATGGTTGTTGCGCACCATGACCGGTATTCCGATCGGCGCGCTGCTGGCGGTCGCCAGCGTATTCGCGTTTTCCAGCACGGTACTCGCGGCCAAGATCCTGGAACAAAAACGCGAGATGCGCGCCTTTCACGGCCGGGTGGCCATCGGCATCCTGATCGTCCAGGACGTCATCGCCGTTGCAATCCTCGGCACTTACGGTGTCAGTCAGCTCGACTGGCCGGCGGCACTCGTACTGCTGCTGCCACTGCTGAAGTGGCCGCTCGAGAAGCTGCTGAGTCTTACCGGTCACGGCGAACTGCTGGTGCTGCTCGGTGCCGTGCTGGCGCTGGGTATCGGCGGCTATGGCTTCAAGGCGATCGGCCTGTCTTCGGAACTCGGTGCCCTGCTGACCGGCATGCTGCTGGCAAGTCATCCGCGGTCTGTCGAACTCAGCGCTTCGCTGTGGGGCATGAAAGAGTTTTTCCTCGTCGGCTTCTTTCTGACAGTCGGCCTCACCGACCTGCCCAACTGGTCGACACTCGGTCTCGCGCTGATACCGCTCGCGCTTATACCCGTCAAGATCACGCTGTACTTCCTGCTGCTGCTCGTTTTCGGGCTGTCGGCACGCACCGCTTTCCTGGCCGGGCTCAGCCTCGCCACCTATAGCGAATTCGGCCTGATCGTGATGGCTGCGGCCGCGGAATATGGCCTGGTGAACAACGACTGGGTAGTTGCGACCGCCATCGCCGTGGCCCTGTCGTTCGCGATTGCTGCGCCACTGAACCGCTACGCCCATGACATCTACGGCGCGCTGGAACGCTGGCTGCGCTTTTTCGAGCGCCGCACACGCCACCCGGATGACGAGCCGGTCTCGCTTGGCAAGGCAGAGGTCGCCGTCGTCGGCATGGGGCGCGTCGGTACCGGCGCCTACAACCATGTCCGCGAGATCGGCAAGAAGGTGGTCGGTCTGGACAGCGATCTCGGCAAGGTGGAGCGACATCTGCGCGAGGGTCGCCGCGTGGTATACGCCGATGCCGAGGATCCGCTGCTCTGGCACCGCCTGCGCCTCGATGCGGTGGAGGTCATCATCCTGGCCCTGCCTGATACCGAAGCCAAGATTCTTGCCAGTGAACAGCTGCGCAAGCGCGGCTACAAGGGGCTGATCAGCGCTACCTACGTCTGGCCCGAAGAACGCGCACCGATACTCGCAGCCGGTGCCGACGTGGCCTATAACTATTTCGCCGAGGCCGGCGTCGGCCTGGCCAGCGACACCTTTGAAGCGCTTGCGCCAGGCGGCAAATCCCGCCCTAATATCCGGCCCGATGTCCGGCGGTGAAAACGCAGATCATGACGATGACCACAAGCCTGAAGCCCGTCCACACCGAGACCGATATCCTGCCGGCCTGGCGCGGCACCCCGGTGGCCGAGCTGCTCGCGCTGCACAATCTCGGCGCCGGCGCGCGCAGCTACGCCCACCCGCAGATCCTGATCGCGACTTGTCCCGAGCAGCAGCTGGCACTGCGGATTCCCGCCGGTTTCGCCATCAGCCTGCATACCGCGGCAGCAAACCTCAAGCGCGATCCCTTCAAGGTTTCCTGGGCGATTGGCATCGGGCGGGTATCGGCCATCGCCATCGTCGGCCATACGGACTGCGGACTGGTCGCACTGCGCAATCAACGCGAGACTTTCGTCGAACAGCTGGTCGGGGCTGCCGGCTGGGAGCGGTCTGCGGCAGAACAGCATTTCGATCACTGGAGCGACCTGTTCGCCATCGATGACCCGGCTGGCTTCGCCGCTGCCGAAGCGGCGCGCCTGCGGATCCGCTATCCGAAAATACCGGTCGCCGCCCTGCTGTACGATACGGCAGACGGAATGCTGCTGCAGATCGAGGCGTAATTCCGGCAACAGCTCTCGGGAGAAACGATGTACAGACCCCTGCTGGTCGCACTGGCGGCGCTGCTGGCCGGCTGCGGTGCCAAACCGCCAGAAACAGATCTGCTCATCCCGATCAATGTACGGTGCAGCACATGTACCGACTACATACGTTGCGACAAGACATCTGACGATCCTGCCGTCCGGAACCCGGCTTTCAGCCTGTACGAACTGCAGGCCAAAGGACCGGGCAA of the Chromatiales bacterium genome contains:
- a CDS encoding tetratricopeptide repeat protein is translated as MPAVTDTGSRWLPPLLVVLAVAIAWANALQASFQFDDWDVIVRDPRVQSLAAWWSSMPGMRPVLKLSYALNHASGLGVVGFHAVNILIHAGNGLLILYLMRHLEMQTSHRSGGLAFAATLIFVLHPVQTEAVTYASGRSMSLSTFFALASVAVWVAGRSTRKEHAVIHMYVASPLLMLLGIATKESAVMVPAILLLWAAADISRPFSWRQAWRESAVHWLLLLAALPTALLLPAYQQFLATSLATRPVAENLVAQLHGVAYLLGQLLDIDHLNADPALPVLTTLDLDGSLVLAGIVIAAGMAISNIRRFPLPAFAVLWFLLWMAPGNSLLARLDLVNDRQLYTALAGPALLLAVAIHRLGRQQRYLAVTGLSAVLLLEGFATHLRNDVYRDEVGFWRDVVVQSPHNARAWNNLGIALATECDLGRAEAAWRKALATDPGYVRAAVNLRLLDQGLLPEGLAPCRNLSPGDSP
- a CDS encoding polymer-forming cytoskeletal protein, which produces MFDRNKKGPTELPPASSHQPATSPVPEARPTPAASPAAPSANRRRETAVIGASIQIDGHLRGQEDLIIEGEVNGTVNLASHTLTIGNQAKIKANVFAHTVFVDGTMEGDLYGAEQVLIRKTARMKGNITSPRVSLEDGASFKGSIEMDPDAVKTAISGVSSTRSGSSGSSGSSGSSGSSGSSGASASPVTAVQSTTAQQSKAG
- a CDS encoding cation:proton antiporter — its product is MLAIWIAAAFVLGLLARQLKLPPLVGFLAAGFLLNAFSVERTPLLDDIAHLGVLLLLFTVGLKLRFRNLLRAEVWGVGSLQFVIVLLLAQWLLRTMTGIPIGALLAVASVFAFSSTVLAAKILEQKREMRAFHGRVAIGILIVQDVIAVAILGTYGVSQLDWPAALVLLLPLLKWPLEKLLSLTGHGELLVLLGAVLALGIGGYGFKAIGLSSELGALLTGMLLASHPRSVELSASLWGMKEFFLVGFFLTVGLTDLPNWSTLGLALIPLALIPVKITLYFLLLLVFGLSARTAFLAGLSLATYSEFGLIVMAAAAEYGLVNNDWVVATAIAVALSFAIAAPLNRYAHDIYGALERWLRFFERRTRHPDDEPVSLGKAEVAVVGMGRVGTGAYNHVREIGKKVVGLDSDLGKVERHLREGRRVVYADAEDPLLWHRLRLDAVEVIILALPDTEAKILASEQLRKRGYKGLISATYVWPEERAPILAAGADVAYNYFAEAGVGLASDTFEALAPGGKSRPNIRPDVRR
- a CDS encoding carbonic anhydrase, translated to MTMTTSLKPVHTETDILPAWRGTPVAELLALHNLGAGARSYAHPQILIATCPEQQLALRIPAGFAISLHTAAANLKRDPFKVSWAIGIGRVSAIAIVGHTDCGLVALRNQRETFVEQLVGAAGWERSAAEQHFDHWSDLFAIDDPAGFAAAEAARLRIRYPKIPVAALLYDTADGMLLQIEA